Proteins co-encoded in one Candidatus Rokuibacteriota bacterium genomic window:
- a CDS encoding HEPN domain-containing protein, with protein sequence MDRAQRELMRGYLAKARDKARVARDLFAKGDWEDAVSRAYYAAYHAAQAALLTEGQRGETHRGVVLLFGLLLVKTGKLDRRWGKLLANLKDDREASDYDALSFVDEATARRALEEAEAFVAHVGSYVGALMGEQPAN encoded by the coding sequence TTGGATAGAGCGCAGCGCGAGCTCATGCGCGGCTACCTGGCCAAGGCGCGAGACAAGGCGCGTGTGGCGCGCGATCTCTTCGCGAAGGGTGACTGGGAGGACGCCGTGTCGCGCGCCTACTACGCAGCGTACCATGCAGCGCAGGCGGCTCTTCTGACCGAGGGGCAGCGAGGAGAGACGCATCGGGGTGTGGTCCTGCTCTTCGGGCTCCTGCTCGTCAAGACGGGGAAGCTCGACAGGCGCTGGGGCAAGCTCCTTGCCAACCTCAAGGACGACCGGGAGGCAAGCGACTACGACGCCCTGTCGTTCGTCGACGAGGCCACCGCTCGGCGGGCCCTCGAGGAGGCCGAGGCCTTCGTGGCCCATGTCGGGAGCTACGTCGGCGCGCTGATGGGAGAACAGCCAGCGAACTGA
- a CDS encoding nucleotidyltransferase domain-containing protein: protein MRATSGHDAVLADFLQAIAPVRSRILRLILFGSRARRDHRTDSDYDLLVVVSGRDSALNEVLYDAVMDVLLAHGRVVSLKVLEEREYERLRALGTPFMQRIAEEGVAVG, encoded by the coding sequence ATGCGCGCGACTTCGGGCCACGATGCCGTCCTTGCCGACTTCCTTCAGGCCATCGCCCCGGTCCGCTCCCGCATCCTGCGGCTGATCCTGTTCGGCTCGCGCGCCAGGCGGGACCATCGGACCGACTCCGATTACGATCTCCTGGTCGTGGTGTCCGGGAGGGACTCCGCCCTGAACGAGGTCCTGTACGATGCCGTGATGGACGTCCTGCTGGCGCACGGCCGGGTCGTGTCGCTCAAGGTGCTCGAGGAGCGCGAGTACGAGCGCTTGCGCGCGCTTGGCACCCCCTTCATGCAACGCATCGCTGAGGAAGGCGTGGCCGTTGGATAG
- a CDS encoding aminopeptidase P family protein encodes MDFAKRIGDLQETIRQRRLAGAVLFYSRDVYYYTGTAQPSYLVVRPDDYVLFVLRGHDFARRESGLAAERIVAEGNLKTIGARMFLGRGAGEKVGTELDMLTVTQSRALARALGDRELVDISPDVLARRSIKCAEEIDRIRKACDAVHAGHLALVSYLRPGMSELELAARVENAHRLAGHDGMFFMRMPDFVMGREPLASGPNLRRTSGAVYTITGTGLSAAVPAGASRRIMAAGDLVVVDIPTCV; translated from the coding sequence ATGGATTTCGCGAAGCGGATCGGCGATCTCCAGGAGACCATCCGCCAGCGGCGCCTGGCCGGGGCGGTGCTGTTCTATTCGCGCGACGTCTACTATTACACCGGGACCGCCCAGCCGTCCTATCTGGTGGTGCGGCCCGACGACTATGTCCTGTTCGTGCTCCGGGGCCACGATTTCGCGCGACGGGAATCCGGCCTGGCCGCCGAGCGCATCGTCGCCGAGGGCAACCTCAAGACCATCGGTGCCCGTATGTTTCTCGGCCGGGGCGCCGGCGAGAAGGTCGGCACCGAACTGGACATGCTGACGGTCACCCAGTCCCGGGCTCTGGCCCGGGCCCTGGGCGACCGCGAACTGGTGGACATCTCGCCCGACGTGCTGGCCCGGCGCTCCATCAAGTGCGCCGAGGAAATCGACCGCATCCGCAAGGCCTGCGACGCCGTCCACGCCGGCCACCTCGCCCTGGTCTCCTACCTCAGGCCCGGCATGAGCGAGCTGGAACTGGCCGCCCGCGTCGAGAACGCCCACCGGCTGGCCGGCCACGACGGCATGTTCTTCATGCGCATGCCGGACTTCGTGATGGGCCGGGAGCCGCTGGCCTCGGGCCCCAATCTGCGCCGGACCAGCGGCGCGGTCTACACCATCACCGGCACCGGACTGAGCGCCGCCGTGCCGGCCGGGGCCTCGCGCCGGATCATGGCGGCCGGGGACCTCGTCGTCGTCGATATCCCGACCTGCGT